A genomic window from Elusimicrobiota bacterium includes:
- the hxsB gene encoding His-Xaa-Ser system radical SAM maturase HxsB, whose protein sequence is MSRLTALAKGAAVETGNLSAFNFRDMGGWHLLTNDWGQFLMVSTEDFHRFMAGEVEPADPLYPELESRGFLKARLDFRQLAANVVKKSSFQWFPGPSLHMIVVTLRCNQKCQYCHSSVVDPSRTDTDMDIATAKKTVDFIFSTPNPTVCIEFQGGEPLLNWPVVKFITEYAQAKAKAGDRKLLMALVCNFTLMTEDKLDFLFDHHVSICTSLDGPAELHNKNRPFLGGGEAQPKVVHWLEKIQERCSADPKKKYYLPGALMTTTRFSFDYGPQIVDLYVKLGLEQIFLRPLSPIGYAKRVWKDVGYEADEFVRFYEDTLDYIIDLNVSGKSDIMERMALILLSKIVKGEDPGFMDLRSPAGAVLGCLAYNYNGQIFVSDEGRMVDHQGDPIFNVGDVAKNDWLSVIDHPTTRACVTASTLDNQPMCQQCAYKPYCGVEPVFHYETQKSVFGQMPTSGWCVSHMGVFDVIFRKLRDPRARKVMDKWLERDQCRWQESGNVPAGEPEVVR, encoded by the coding sequence ATGAGCCGCCTCACCGCGCTGGCGAAGGGCGCCGCCGTCGAGACGGGGAACCTTTCCGCGTTCAACTTCCGCGACATGGGCGGCTGGCATCTGCTGACGAACGACTGGGGCCAGTTCCTGATGGTGTCGACGGAGGATTTTCACCGCTTCATGGCCGGCGAGGTCGAGCCCGCCGATCCTCTCTACCCCGAGCTCGAGAGCCGCGGCTTCCTGAAGGCCCGCCTCGATTTCCGGCAGCTGGCCGCGAACGTGGTCAAGAAGAGCTCGTTCCAGTGGTTCCCCGGGCCGAGCCTGCACATGATCGTCGTGACGCTGCGCTGCAACCAGAAATGCCAGTACTGCCACTCGAGCGTCGTCGACCCGTCGCGCACCGACACCGACATGGACATCGCGACGGCCAAGAAGACCGTCGACTTCATCTTCTCGACGCCGAACCCGACGGTCTGCATCGAGTTCCAGGGCGGCGAGCCGCTGCTGAACTGGCCGGTCGTGAAGTTCATCACGGAGTACGCGCAGGCGAAGGCGAAGGCCGGCGACCGCAAGCTGCTGATGGCGCTGGTCTGCAACTTCACTTTGATGACCGAGGACAAGCTCGACTTCCTCTTCGACCATCACGTCTCGATCTGCACCTCCCTCGATGGACCGGCGGAGCTGCATAATAAGAATCGCCCGTTCCTCGGCGGCGGCGAGGCCCAGCCGAAGGTCGTGCATTGGCTCGAGAAGATCCAGGAGCGCTGCAGCGCCGACCCGAAGAAGAAGTACTACCTCCCGGGCGCGCTGATGACGACGACGCGGTTCTCGTTCGACTACGGCCCGCAGATCGTCGACCTGTACGTGAAGCTCGGCCTCGAGCAGATATTCCTGCGGCCGCTGTCGCCGATCGGCTACGCGAAGCGCGTGTGGAAGGACGTCGGCTACGAGGCCGATGAGTTCGTCCGCTTCTACGAGGATACGCTCGACTACATCATCGACCTCAACGTCTCCGGCAAATCCGACATCATGGAGCGCATGGCCCTGATCCTGCTCAGCAAGATCGTCAAGGGCGAGGACCCCGGCTTCATGGACCTGCGCTCGCCCGCGGGCGCGGTGCTCGGCTGCCTCGCGTACAACTACAACGGGCAGATCTTCGTCAGCGACGAGGGGCGCATGGTGGACCACCAGGGCGACCCGATCTTCAACGTCGGCGACGTGGCCAAGAACGACTGGCTCTCCGTCATCGACCACCCGACGACGCGCGCCTGCGTGACCGCGTCCACGCTCGACAACCAGCCGATGTGCCAGCAATGCGCGTACAAGCCGTACTGCGGCGTCGAGCCCGTCTTTCATTACGAGACGCAGAAGAGCGTCTTCGGCCAGATGCCCACGAGCGGCTGGTGCGTCTCCCACATGGGCGTCTTCGACGTGATCTTCCGCAAGCTGCGCGACCCGCGCGCGCGCAAGGTGATGGACAAGTGGCTCGAGCGGGACCAGTGCCGCTGGCAGGAGAGCGGGAACGTCCCCGCCGGCGAACCGGAGGTCGTGCGATGA